From Xylanibacter oryzae DSM 17970, a single genomic window includes:
- a CDS encoding AraC family transcriptional regulator, whose product MNYAENEFNLLTINIGFAHHQADWNWKNVRSPFARIYLVTEGEAQVIIEDRCILLTPGHLYFIPAYTTHSYVCTGLFCHYYLHIYEDNISDTNAVEEWIFPTEIDSAQMDEALLKRLCDINPLLKLPESNPDSYDNHQTLINNIQLNKQQPLCYKIESNGIITILFSKFIRFAKPKNYVDDARIQRAISYICNHLNEKIQLSTLIDKACMSKDHFIRIFKNEMGTTPNAYIIKRKIEKAELLLVTTKLPINIIAKSLGYEDYPYFNHTFKKTTGATPNQYRKNHF is encoded by the coding sequence ATGAATTACGCTGAAAACGAATTCAATTTACTTACTATAAATATTGGATTTGCACACCATCAGGCTGATTGGAATTGGAAAAATGTGAGAAGTCCTTTTGCAAGAATCTATTTAGTAACAGAAGGAGAGGCTCAAGTAATAATTGAAGATAGGTGCATTCTACTAACTCCAGGGCATCTCTACTTTATTCCTGCATACACTACCCATAGCTATGTATGCACAGGACTATTCTGTCACTATTACTTACATATATATGAAGATAATATTTCGGATACAAACGCCGTTGAAGAATGGATTTTTCCAACTGAGATTGACTCTGCACAAATGGACGAAGCTCTATTGAAACGGCTTTGTGACATAAATCCGTTACTGAAATTACCTGAATCTAATCCGGATAGCTATGATAATCATCAGACACTGATTAACAATATACAATTAAATAAGCAACAACCATTATGTTACAAGATAGAATCAAATGGTATCATAACCATTCTCTTTTCAAAATTTATAAGATTTGCTAAACCCAAGAACTATGTGGATGATGCAAGAATACAGCGAGCAATAAGCTACATATGCAATCACCTGAATGAAAAGATACAACTGTCAACATTGATAGATAAGGCGTGTATGTCTAAAGATCACTTTATCAGAATATTCAAAAATGAAATGGGGACAACACCTAATGCCTATATTATAAAGAGAAAAATAGAAAAAGCAGAACTATTGTTGGTCACAACTAAGTTGCCAATTAATATTATCGCAAAATCATTGGGATATGAAGACTATCCCTACTTCAACCACACATTCAAGAAAACTACAGGTGCCACACCAAATCAATATAGAAAAAATCATTTTTAA
- a CDS encoding NAD(P)/FAD-dependent oxidoreductase gives MSLNIEKGNKKRVVIVGGGFGGLKLATSLCNSGMQIILIDKNNYHQFPPLIYQVASAGMEPSSISFPFRKIFQNRKDFYFRMAEVRAVFPEKKIIQTSIGKVEYDYIVFAAGATTNFYGNKHIEEEAMPMKNVAEAMGLQNAILSNLERSITCANNVERQELLNVVIVGGGATGVEVAGVLSEMKRTILPHDYPDLDPSMMNIYLIEAGNRLLAAMSPESSAKAEEFLRKMGVNILLNKKVTDYRDHKVVLADGSEIATRTFIWVSGIAGVNIGNMDKSFLGRGGRIKVDEYNRVPDMDGVFAIGDQCIMTGDKNYPNGHPQLAQVSIQQGKLLSKNLRRLVKGKSLKPFSYKNLGSMATIGRNKAVAEFSKIKIQGFIAWVLWLVVHLRSILGVRNKVIVLLNWIWNYFNYNQSLRMIFYPKKAKEVRDREAREAITHLGEDLFKDQDD, from the coding sequence ATGAGTTTAAACATTGAAAAAGGTAACAAGAAAAGAGTAGTAATTGTTGGCGGAGGTTTCGGTGGTTTAAAACTAGCCACAAGCCTGTGTAATTCAGGTATGCAAATTATCTTGATTGACAAGAATAATTACCATCAGTTCCCACCACTTATTTATCAGGTAGCATCAGCCGGAATGGAGCCAAGTTCAATATCCTTCCCATTCAGAAAAATCTTTCAGAATCGCAAGGATTTCTATTTTCGTATGGCCGAAGTCAGAGCTGTATTCCCTGAAAAGAAGATTATACAGACATCCATAGGCAAGGTAGAATACGATTATATTGTATTTGCCGCAGGGGCCACAACCAACTTTTATGGTAACAAGCACATTGAAGAAGAGGCTATGCCAATGAAGAACGTAGCTGAGGCTATGGGCCTTCAGAATGCTATCCTCTCCAATCTGGAGCGCTCAATAACATGTGCTAATAATGTAGAGCGCCAGGAGTTGCTTAATGTCGTCATTGTAGGCGGTGGAGCAACCGGTGTAGAAGTAGCAGGAGTGCTTTCAGAGATGAAACGTACCATACTGCCTCACGACTATCCGGATTTGGATCCTAGTATGATGAACATATACCTTATTGAGGCAGGCAACCGTCTTCTTGCAGCCATGTCGCCGGAGTCATCTGCCAAGGCAGAAGAGTTCTTGCGCAAGATGGGCGTTAATATTCTGTTGAATAAGAAGGTAACCGACTATCGCGACCATAAGGTAGTATTAGCCGACGGAAGCGAGATTGCCACCCGTACATTCATATGGGTGAGCGGTATAGCAGGAGTTAACATTGGTAATATGGACAAATCGTTCCTTGGCAGAGGCGGACGTATCAAGGTAGACGAGTATAACCGTGTACCTGATATGGATGGTGTCTTCGCCATTGGCGACCAATGCATCATGACAGGGGATAAAAACTATCCTAACGGTCATCCACAGCTCGCGCAGGTATCCATACAGCAAGGCAAACTATTGTCTAAGAACCTTCGTCGTTTGGTAAAGGGCAAGAGCTTGAAACCATTCTCATATAAGAATCTCGGTTCTATGGCTACCATAGGACGAAACAAAGCAGTAGCCGAATTCAGCAAAATCAAAATACAAGGCTTCATCGCATGGGTGCTATGGCTCGTAGTTCATCTACGCTCTATTCTAGGTGTGCGTAACAAGGTTATTGTTTTACTCAACTGGATATGGAATTACTTCAACTATAACCAGTCTCTTCGTATGATTTTCTATCCTAAGAAAGCCAAAGAGGTACGTGACCGTGAAGCACGCGAAGCAATCACCCATTTAGGTGAGGATCTATTTAAAGATCAAGACGATTAA